TTTCCGCCCCAAACCTCTTCAAATTTCGTCTTCGGATTTTGCGGTTTAAGTTTCCCAACGACTTCGTACGTATTGTTCTTTTCAAAAGTAAAAGTCGTAAGCATCGGCCCCAGGTCAGGATCGAAGTCGGAGGAGTACATATACCAATCTTTTTCGATTGTTGCAGTAAAGATCAGGTCTATAGTTTCACCCTTTTTCACCTCAGGCTTGGATAGCGTATAAGTCCATTTTGCCTTTGGTTGTTGAAGCTGCGCAATTGCCGAAATCGAGATAATGGAGCAAATGCAGAGCAATAGGGTGGTAATACGTTTCATGTCAATAGCTATTATTCAGTAGAGCTGTGGTCTCATATTGAACGTAATTTTGGCAAAAAAATTCATCAAGTGAAATTCTGGTTTTCTCCGCCCCCGGTTTCTGTTACCTTTGCCGACTGAAATTCCGTGAAGCAAATCTGACCTTATGCCAAAGCCTTTATACATCGTCAAAATCGGGGGTAATGTAATTGATAACCCGGAAGCCTGCGAACGTTTCCTCGCTGATTTCGCCAGACTGGATGGGTTAAAGATCCTGGTACACGGCGGCGGAAAGGTAGCTACACAGATCGCCGCAAAGTTACAGATCGAAACGCAGATGGTCGATGGCCGGAGGATTACAGACAAGCCTATGCTGGATGTGGTAACGATGGTGTACGGTGGTTTGGTTAACAAAAACCTGGTTGCCCGGTTGCAGGCGTTACAATGCAATGCAATTGGCCTCACCGGCGCTGACGGTGGAATCATACGTTCCGTAAAACGTCCCCTGAAAACGATCGACTATGGTTTCGTGGGTGATATTGAGGAGGTTAATGCCAAGCAAATCATGGCATTGCTCAACAGCAACCTGGTTCCGCTCATTGCTCCGTTAACGTATAGTGATGAAGGGTTACTTCTTAATACCAATGCTGATACAATGGCGTCCGCTATTGCCGTTGCTATGGGGGGAGAATTTGGGGTTAATCTGATCTATTGTTTCGAGAAAAAAGGCGTGTTGTCCGATCCGGAAGATGACGACTCGGTCATTTCAAACCTTACTCCGGAATCTTACGAATCTTTCAAATCTTCCGGTGCTATATATAAAGGAATGATCCCTAAGCTCGATAATGCTTTTGCTGCGCTGCGCGCCGGGGTGACGCGCGTAAGCATCTGTCACGCAGACGACCTGCTCAGGTCGACGCGGTCGGCGGCTGGCACTGCAATTACACTTTGAAACATCGTTTTCTGCGCAAAGACGTTCATTCAAAATTTTCTTACTAAACTCCAAATTTTGTTCGGCCAAAAGTGTATGGCCGCAAAATAAACTGTCTATTTTCTTCAAAAAATCTACTTTTTGCGCTCAGTTAATAATTTTTTTTAAAAACAATTGAGGTGTTAAA
This Dyadobacter sp. UC 10 DNA region includes the following protein-coding sequences:
- the argB gene encoding acetylglutamate kinase, with the translated sequence MPKPLYIVKIGGNVIDNPEACERFLADFARLDGLKILVHGGGKVATQIAAKLQIETQMVDGRRITDKPMLDVVTMVYGGLVNKNLVARLQALQCNAIGLTGADGGIIRSVKRPLKTIDYGFVGDIEEVNAKQIMALLNSNLVPLIAPLTYSDEGLLLNTNADTMASAIAVAMGGEFGVNLIYCFEKKGVLSDPEDDDSVISNLTPESYESFKSSGAIYKGMIPKLDNAFAALRAGVTRVSICHADDLLRSTRSAAGTAITL